The following coding sequences are from one Dermacentor silvarum isolate Dsil-2018 chromosome 4, BIME_Dsil_1.4, whole genome shotgun sequence window:
- the LOC119448736 gene encoding fatty acyl-CoA reductase 1-like produces MTIITWNDKISDTVFYATGAPWFWLTKGVPNSLLYRDRVLFITGGTGFIGKVLLEKLLRSCPVKRIYLLVRSKRGVDPEARIEELFKCEVFQRLKRDVPGTRSKVTAVAGDLALPDLGLSKTDMATIIAEVSVVFHLAATVKFYDSLKRLVQLNVMGTRRMVDICRQMPNLCAFVHVSTAYSNWSKRDVQEMVYPAPIDAQSLMEITESLGETAAGPMSKLQFGQPNNYALTKAVTESLLLDEQEGLPLAIVRPSVVTASWREPFPGWIDNYNGCTGIVVSIGMGLLRSLLLSKDCVADLIPVDVVANTLICVAWQLASARPTQLKVYNCTSSALQTHTWGEVLAQVNRITVQFPLPKAVRPPSATATTSKVLYRLNLFFLCYVPAFLGDLALRLTGKKAGMVAKYRQVVNGMDAVHFFTNNSWLFRSDNVLELMNELSPTDKQLFDLDIRKLDWCQYWDHYMLGIRKYLFKVEDTTLPQQHENV; encoded by the exons atgacCATCATCACATGGAACgacaagatatcggatact GTTTTCTACGCCACGGgggctccatggttctggcttaccaaaggtgtgccta ATTCTTTGTTGTACCGGGATCGTGTGCTGTTTATCACTGGAGGCACAGGTTTCATTGGGAAG GTGTTGCTTGAAAAATTGCTGCGCTCTTGCCCTGTAAAGCGGATATATCTATTGGTGCGTAGCAAACGTGGTGTCGATCCCGAGGCGAGGATTGAAGAGTTGTTCAAGTGCGAG GTATTTCAACGACTCAAGCGGGACGTGCCAGGCACCCGTAGTAAAGTAACAGCAGTGGCAGGGGACCTGGCTCTGCCAGACCTGGGACTAAGTAAAACTGACATGGCCACCATAATAGCAGAAGTGTCGGTCGTTTTCCACCTCGCGGCCACAGTCAAGTTTTATGACTCGCTCAA ACGACTGGTTCAGCTCAATGTTATGGGTACACGGCGCATGGTAGACATCTGTAGACAAATGCCAAACCTTTGT GCATTTGTTCACGTGTCAACAGCGTATAGTAACTGGAGTAAAAGAGACGTGCAGGAAATGGTGTACCCAGCTCCTATAGACGCACAAAGCCTTATGGAAATCACTGA GTCTTTAGGTGAAACGGCTGCGGGACCGATGAGCAAACTTCAGTTTGGGCAGCCGAATAATTACGCTTTGACCAAGGCTGTTACTGAGTCCCTACTGCTGGATGAACAAGAAGGGCTTCCTCTTGCTATCGTCAGGCCCTCTGTTGTAACTGCATCGTGGAGGGAGCCATTTCCG GGGTGGATAGACAATTACAACGGCTGCACGGGTATCGTCGTGTCG ATAGGCATGGGCTTGCTGCGGTCACTGTTACTTTCTAAAGACTGCGTTGCAGACCTTATTCCTGTGGACGTCGTGGCCAATACGCTCATTTGCGTTGCCTGGCAGTTGGCCTCGGCAAG GCCAACGCAGCTGAAGGTGTACAACTGTACCAGCAGCGCCTTACAAACGCACACATGGGGTGAGGTGCTTGCGCAAGTAAACAGGATTACGGTACAATTCCCTTTGCCGAAGGCAGTTCGCCCACCCAGCGCCACGGCGACCACCAGCAAAGTGTTGTATCGCCTGAACCTGTTCTTTCTGTGTTACGTGCCTGCATTCCTTGGAGACCTCGCCTTGCGGTTAACCGGAAAAAAGGCTGG TATGGTTGCCAAATATCGCCAGGTTGTGAATGGCATGGACGCCGTGCACTTTTTCACCAATAACAGCTGGCTGTTCCGATCAGACAACGTCTTGGAACTGATGAACGAACTGTCGCCAACAGACAAGCAG TTGTTCGACCTTGACATACGGAAGCTCGATTGGTGCCAGTACTGGGATCACTACATGTTGGGCATTCGCAAGTACCTCTTCAAGGTCGAGGATACAACGCTCCCGCAACAGCATGAAAACGTCTGA